In Chryseobacterium oryzae, the genomic stretch TTTCAAATTTTTTAGACCGGCTAGATAAGCAAATCGAACGTTTAGAACAAGGTAAAGGTGTAGGTTTTTGGAATGTAGGGGCTTACTTTATTTCTAAGGAAGCACAAAATAGCGTTATTGCAGCTAATATTTACAACGGAGTTATTAAAGGAGCAGAATCAAATTTTGAAACAGCAGTTGTAAAAACATTCAACTCGATAAATGAAAGCGAAAGAGAAAAAGTAAAAGAATATTTACAAAAATATCAAATTCCGCAATTACACAATTACGGCTATTTGGCACAAGCCATTACTACCGATGAACTAACGGTTCAAATAAATTTTCCTCATAAATCAGTTGTAGGTTTAGATGTGGTAGAAATTACACCATTTGGTAATAATCCCGAAAGAGAAGTTAAAAACAATATTAAAATAGGAAAGCTTTATAATTACGACCAAGTATTTACCAATGATATAGTATTAGATTTCAACAAATTTACCAGCCATATTTTTGTTACGGGCAGCACAGGTTCAGGAAAATCAAACGTAACTTACAATTTAATTGATAAGCTATGTGAAAAAAACATTAATTTCTTAGTGATAGAACCCACAAAAGGAGAATACAAAGATGAATTTGGAGGAAGAAAGAATGTTGCAGTTTATGGTACAAACCCAAATTATACACAATTACTTAAAATCAATCCATTTGCATTTCAGGAAAACATTCACGTCTACGAACATATTGATAGATTCATAGAAATTCTAAATGCTTGTTGGCCTATGGAGGCGGCAATGCCAAATTTACTTAAAGAAGCAGTCGAAGATGCCTATATTTCAAAAGGATGGCTTTTAGATGAATCTCGTTGTATTGCAGATAAAAAAGAATATCCTTTATTTTTGGATTTATTAAAATCGTTGGAAAATGTTATTGAAAACAGTGACTTTTCACACGAAGTAAAAAGCAATTACCAAGGAGCTTTGGTAACACGTGTTCGCAGTATGACCAATGGTTTAAACAAATTAATTTTTACAAACGAGTGCATTTCTGACGAGGATTTATTTGACAAAAATGTTATTGTCGATCTATCTCGTGTCGCATCATCAGAAGGAAAAGCGTTGTTTATGGGGATTTTGTTTATGAAGCTAAATGAATATCGCATCGCTAACAAAAATGAAAGTAACAGTAATTTAAAACATATCACGATACTTGAAGAAGCGCATAACTTATTAAAAAGAACATCTACAGATCAATCGGCTGATGGTGCAAATTTAGCAGGTAAATCTGTGGAAATGATTTCAAATGCTATTGCCGAAATGCGAACTTATGGTGAAGGATTTATTATTGCAGACCAAGCCCCTGGGTTATTAGATATGTCGGTAATTCGTAATACAAATACTAAAATATGTTTGCGTTTACCCGATTTTGAAGACAGAAAATTAGTTGGAAATGCAATGAATCTAAATGAAAATCAAATAAAAGAATTAGCAAATTTAGAAACAGGTGTTGCTGCAATTTATCAAAACGATTGGCAAGAAGCTATTATTTGTAAATTTGATAAGTTTGAATCTAAAGAAAAAGAGTTTAAACACACAGTAGAAATTAATAAAAAAGATAATATTGAAAGAGTATTAGAAATTATTAACCACTACGAAAAAGAAAAAAGGATTAAAGAAAATGACATTGATTTTATTAATGAAACTATTTCATTGGATTTTCTATTACGACAAAATTGGGATGAAGGTAAAAGTTTAAATAGTTTAAAAATAGATGTTACTAAAACACTAATAAAAATCACAGGTTTAGATAAAAAAGCAGTACAACCAATACTTAAATACGTAGTTCACTTATTAAAAAGAAAAAATTATAAAAGCATTATAAATAAAATTAAGATATAAAATATTATGGCAGCAATGGAAGCATTAACAGCAGCTTTAAAAAAAGCAGCAGAAACAACCATAAAAGAAGGTTTAAAAAAAGGAATTGAAGGATACAAGGATGGTAAAGATCTTAGAGAATCATTGAAAGGTGGTTTTGATGCTATGAAAGAAACAGGCTTTAAAGAAATTAATAATTTTTTATCACCCGAAAATGCTGAGAAACTGAACGAAAGTTCTGAGAAGCTAAATGAGATTCAAGATAAAATTGAATTTGAACCACAAAATTTTTCAGAAAACCAAACAGAAATCGTTAGTAATTTTAATGAAACTAAAGAAAATATTAATGAGGTTGCTAAAGATTTGAATGAAAATTTAAATGAAAAAGGATTAACACAAGAAATTAAAGAAACATTAAATGAGTTTAAGGATATTCTAAATCAAGTAAAAGAAATTCAAGAAAAACTTAAAGATTTGGGCATTAGTCCCGATATGTTATCAATGTTAAATTCTGACACTTCTGAGATTGATGATATGGAAGATGCAGATGGTGAATAAACCATATTATTCATTCCACAAATCTGCATTAACCATTTAATGATTTAAAGAAATACTAACCAATGTCCACCCACCTCTACATCGCAACCGCAAAAAAACAATACGGCAAACTCGCCAAAGGAATGTTTGTAGAAATTATAATAAGAAATGCCAGCAGACCGCCTATACAAAAAGAAGTTTTGGATGCCATCAACAAAAAATATGGCGATAAAACTGCCGTAAATGGGTTAAGCATTTCCAATTTTGATATTGTAAAACAATAAATAATAATCAGACAGGTTGTCAAACTTTTTCCTAAACCTCACGGGTTTTAAAAACCCGTGAGGTTTGTTTTTAACACAAATACAAAAATGTCACATCTTACGTTCAATCCTTGGATCGGAAAAAACTACGGTAAACCACCATACGGCAAACTTTTAATCCTCGGAGATTCTCACTATTTTAATAATGGACTTCCGAATAATCTGGAAAATTTCACAAAAGCTCAGATTGCCGAGTTAGACGATATTTCGAGTAATTTTCACAAGACTATCCTGAAGATTTTTAATCATCATACCCATCATGAATTTTGGGATAAGATTGCTTTTGCCAATGCTGTTCAGAGTGCTTTTACCAATGCGGATCAAGTTCCTACAAATGCAGAGAAAGATATTGCTGAACGTGCTTTCAAAGAATATTTGGAAATTGTGAAGCCAGAAAAAGTAATTGTATTTTCCAGCCGACTTTGGGAGCATTTTTTCAACAAACCTGGTTGGGGAAATCATCTGGGAAAAATCAATGATCGATGGAATGTAAGAGCGCTAGACTATGTTGGAGGAACTTGCAAAGCTATGGGTTTGCATCATCCTTCAAGCCGTGGATTCAGTGTTCCTGAATTTCAAAAAGTTATTCAGGATTTTCTAAGATTTTAAAACAGGTTTTATTACCACAACAAAAGAGCCTCAGCTAAAAAACTGAGGCTCTTTTTTTTATGTTGAGAAAAATCTTAAGCTTGTACGTTATTTCCTCCCAATACGAAAGGTTCAACTTCTTTAATTTCTCCGAATTGTTGCTCAAAATTCGCAACGTTTTGCTGAAGTGCAGCCAAAACTCTCTTTGCATGAAGAGGAGCCAAGATTACTCTAGATCTTACGTTAGCTTGTTGAACACCCGGCATCATTTGGATGAAGTCTACCACAAATTCAGATGGAGAATGGTTTACTAATGCTAAGTTACAGTAAACTCCTGAAGCGATCATTTCGTTTAACTGAATGTTGATGTTTCCGTCTTGTGGATTTTGATTTTGATTGTCCATTTTTTGTTTAAAGTTTTTGTTTTAATATTCAAGTTTCAAAAATAAATAAAAGTTTGAAGCCTGAACATTAATTTATAATTATTTTTTTGAATTCAGGATTCGGAATACTCATTCATACCCCGAATCCTTTATTCTTTTTATTAATTCAAATCTTCGAATTCTTTTCTAGAACCTACGATTACACTTTGATATTCTTTAAGACCTGTACCTGCAGGAATTCTGTGTCCTACAATTACATTTTCTTTAAGACCGTTAAGATCATCTACCTTACCGGCAACCGCAGCTTCGTTAAGAACTTTAGTTGTTTCCTGGAATGATGCAGCAGACATGAATGATTTCGTTTGAAGAGCCGCTCTTGTAATACCTTGTAATACCGGAGTAGCTGTTGCAGGTAGAGCATCTCTTACTTCCACCAAAGCTTGATCTTCACGCTTCAATTTTGAGTTTTCGTCTCTTAATTCTCTTGCAGTAATCATCTGTCCCGGTTTGAAAGCTTTAGAATCTCCGGCTTCAGTAACTACTTTAAGACCAAATACTCTGTTGTTTTCTTCCAAGAAGTCATATTTATGTTCAAGAGCACCTTCAAGGAACTGAGTATCACCTCCATCTACGATAGAAACTTTCGTCATCATCTGTCTTACGATAATTTCGAAGTGCTTGTCGTCGATTTTTACCCCTTGTAAACGGTAAACTTCCTGAATCTCATTTACTAAATATTCCTGAACTGCAGTTGGACCTTTAATTCTCAAGATATCTTCCGGAGTGATAGAACCGTCAGAAAGTGGTGAACCAGCTCTTACGAAGTCGTTCTCCTGTACCAAAATTTGGTTTGATAATTTAACTAAATAAATTTTTCTCTCACCAGTTTTAGCTTCAACGATTAATTCACGGTTACCTCTCTTAATTTTTCCGTAAGAGACTACCCCGTCGATTTCTGTAACCACCGCTGGGTTTGAAGGGTTTCTTGCTTCGAATAATTCGGTAACTCTCGGAAGACCTCCAGTGATATCCCCTGCTTTTGCAGATTTTCTTGGGATTTTGATTAAGACTTTACCTGCCTTAATTTTTTCACCGTCGTTAACCATTAAGTGGGCTCCTACCGGTAAGTTGTAACCTTTCTGTTCAACACCTTTAGAATCTACCACTTTTAAAGTAGGTACAGCTTTCTTGTTTCTCGATTCTGAAATAACTTTCTCTTCGAAACCTGTCTGCTCGTCGATTTCCAATTGGAATGAAATCCCCTGGATAATATCTTCGTATTCTACTTTACCGGCTGTTTCTGCAATAATAACCGCGTTGTACGGATCCCATCTACAGATCATATCCCCTTTACTTACTTTATCTCCCGGTTTTACCGCCAAGATAGCACCATAAGGAATGTTGGCAACCATTAACGGAGTTCTAGCCTCGTTATCTGCCACCAAACGGAATTCTGTTGAACGTGAAACGACAACTTCAGCTGTATTACCGTTTTCATCTTCAGAAGTAATGGTTCTTACTTCATCCATTTCTACGATACCGTCTCTTCTTGCTACAATTGAAGGGTTTTCTGATACGTTTCCTGCAGTACCCCCTTGGTGGAAGGTTCTCAACGTAAGCTGAGTTCCTGGTTCCCCAATAGACTGTGCTGCAATTACACCTACCGCTTCACCCATGTGAATCATCTTACCTGTTGCTAAGTTTCTACCGTAACATTTAGCACAGATACCTTTTTTAGTTTCACAAGTTAATGGTGAACGAACTTCAACCGCTTCTAATCCTGCTTCTTCAATTTTCTTCGCTAAAGATTCAGTAATAACCTCATCTGCTTCAGCAATTAATTCATCACTTTCAGGATCATAAATATTATGTAAAGAAACTCTACCTAAAATTCTTTCAGAAATTCTTTCTACAATTTCGTCATTTTTCTTCAAGGCAGTAACTTCTGTACCTCTTAAAGTTCCACAATCGTCTTCTGTAACGATAACGTCTTGTGCAACGTCTACCAATCTTCTCGTTAAGTAACCTGCATCGGCAGTTTTAAGAGCAGTATCCGCAAGACCTTTACGGGCACCGTGGGTAGAGATAAAGTATTCTAAAATAGAAAGACCTTCTTTAAAGTTCGCAAGAATCGGGTTTTCGATGATTTCCGCACCGGTAGAACCAGCTTTTTGCGGTTTCGCCATCAAACCTCTCATCCCGGATAACTGACGGATCTGTTCTTTAGAACCCCTTGCTCCAGAATCAAGCATCATATATACAGAGTTGAATCCGCCTTTGTCGGTTTTCATTCTGCTCATGATCATTTCTGTTAATCCTGCGTTGGTATTCGTCCAAACGTCGATTACCTGGTTATAACGTTCTG encodes the following:
- a CDS encoding peptidase; this translates as MSTHLYIATAKKQYGKLAKGMFVEIIIRNASRPPIQKEVLDAINKKYGDKTAVNGLSISNFDIVKQ
- the rpoC gene encoding DNA-directed RNA polymerase subunit beta' — encoded protein: MSNKNKSSRFNKITIGLASPESILQDSRGEVLKPETINYRTHKPERDGLFCEKIFGPIKDYECACGKYKRIRYKGIVCDRCGVEVTEKKVRRERIGHINLVVPIAHIWYFRSLPNKIGYLLGIPSKKLDMIIYYERYVVIQQGIAKKLDGSDFDHMEFLTEEEYLDIMETLPVENQYLDDSDPNKFIAKMGAEAVEELLKRIDLDALSFDLRHKAHNEGSKQRRTEALKRLNVVEALRGANTRMINRPEWMIMRVLPVIPPELRPLVPLDGGRFATSDLNDLYRRVIIRNNRLKRLLEIKAPEVILRNEKRMLQESVDSLFDNTRKSSAVKSESNRPLKSLSDSLKGKQGRFRQNLLGKRVDYSARSVIVVGPNLQLHECGIPKDMAAELYKPFIIRKLIERGIVKTVKSAKRIIDRKEPVVYDILENVMKGHPVLLNRAPTLHRLGIQAFQPKMIEGKAIQLHPLVTTAFNADFDGDQMAVHLPLGPEAILEAQLLMLGSQNILNPANGSPITVPSQDMVLGLYFMTKELSSTEDMKVKGEGLAFYSPEEAEIAYAEGRVSLNAKVRCRLPVKENGEIVTRLIETSVGRILFNQIVPKQVGYINELLTKKSLRNVIGKILADTDFPTTVKFLDAMKDLGYSNAFKGGLSFSLGDIVVPVEKKQMIAQSIEAVDEIRANYNMGLITDTERYNQVIDVWTNTNAGLTEMIMSRMKTDKGGFNSVYMMLDSGARGSKEQIRQLSGMRGLMAKPQKAGSTGAEIIENPILANFKEGLSILEYFISTHGARKGLADTALKTADAGYLTRRLVDVAQDVIVTEDDCGTLRGTEVTALKKNDEIVERISERILGRVSLHNIYDPESDELIAEADEVITESLAKKIEEAGLEAVEVRSPLTCETKKGICAKCYGRNLATGKMIHMGEAVGVIAAQSIGEPGTQLTLRTFHQGGTAGNVSENPSIVARRDGIVEMDEVRTITSEDENGNTAEVVVSRSTEFRLVADNEARTPLMVANIPYGAILAVKPGDKVSKGDMICRWDPYNAVIIAETAGKVEYEDIIQGISFQLEIDEQTGFEEKVISESRNKKAVPTLKVVDSKGVEQKGYNLPVGAHLMVNDGEKIKAGKVLIKIPRKSAKAGDITGGLPRVTELFEARNPSNPAVVTEIDGVVSYGKIKRGNRELIVEAKTGERKIYLVKLSNQILVQENDFVRAGSPLSDGSITPEDILRIKGPTAVQEYLVNEIQEVYRLQGVKIDDKHFEIIVRQMMTKVSIVDGGDTQFLEGALEHKYDFLEENNRVFGLKVVTEAGDSKAFKPGQMITARELRDENSKLKREDQALVEVRDALPATATPVLQGITRAALQTKSFMSAASFQETTKVLNEAAVAGKVDDLNGLKENVIVGHRIPAGTGLKEYQSVIVGSRKEFEDLN
- a CDS encoding DUF3467 domain-containing protein, yielding MDNQNQNPQDGNINIQLNEMIASGVYCNLALVNHSPSEFVVDFIQMMPGVQQANVRSRVILAPLHAKRVLAALQQNVANFEQQFGEIKEVEPFVLGGNNVQA
- a CDS encoding ATP-binding protein, giving the protein MSTEIQKTNQQVTTIIDFDAIQFNLQKKYLEEDISILPINDIQASEDLITQTRFFELEKFVYEKDIKISYKLKSVFSALHSVNSSVIFKIVSNGTQCTIYIGVKSKAVTNASKVLTGALKGNFPGTIFVENEGSDGALKNDEVSDLQNKILNDCKEITAVVGTPSLKDQEEDQFIQGIENLILGMNGKPFTAIFIGDPVPANQVEFTLDTYEQIYSVLSSEKEFVITDGENESNSTSFSTSIGSTSSTSASVTEGTNESTTTNSGPWIGRKLMNGLFGTGSKNANSISQGLESLVNLGAKVLDFEIGSKVRLAQNILGKEPDFKIKPDLKTKAEGSKTKGTNHSETKSNVEGTSENTTKGENTSTGTSTSHQKTFTNKKVSNFLDRLDKQIERLEQGKGVGFWNVGAYFISKEAQNSVIAANIYNGVIKGAESNFETAVVKTFNSINESEREKVKEYLQKYQIPQLHNYGYLAQAITTDELTVQINFPHKSVVGLDVVEITPFGNNPEREVKNNIKIGKLYNYDQVFTNDIVLDFNKFTSHIFVTGSTGSGKSNVTYNLIDKLCEKNINFLVIEPTKGEYKDEFGGRKNVAVYGTNPNYTQLLKINPFAFQENIHVYEHIDRFIEILNACWPMEAAMPNLLKEAVEDAYISKGWLLDESRCIADKKEYPLFLDLLKSLENVIENSDFSHEVKSNYQGALVTRVRSMTNGLNKLIFTNECISDEDLFDKNVIVDLSRVASSEGKALFMGILFMKLNEYRIANKNESNSNLKHITILEEAHNLLKRTSTDQSADGANLAGKSVEMISNAIAEMRTYGEGFIIADQAPGLLDMSVIRNTNTKICLRLPDFEDRKLVGNAMNLNENQIKELANLETGVAAIYQNDWQEAIICKFDKFESKEKEFKHTVEINKKDNIERVLEIINHYEKEKRIKENDIDFINETISLDFLLRQNWDEGKSLNSLKIDVTKTLIKITGLDKKAVQPILKYVVHLLKRKNYKSIINKIKI